The genomic DNA GAAGATCTCCTAAATCTGTAATCAACTTTCTTCCAGGTGAATTGATATCATGATCTCATTTAATGCAAACATTTGAAAGTCCACTATTCTTGATAATTTTCTGTATATAAGTAATCAAGCTATGATTGACCATCATTCACGATCTGTAATGCTATCCTCTAGATCTTTTCAGTGCTAGTGTCCAACTGTCCAAGCAAATTGAACGTTAATTGTACATTCATGCTGTGATAAGGACCAAGAATCACAATAAAAAAATCCTACTTTTGCGGTATAAACACATCTCAAGTTCTGGTTTAGAATGTTGTTTCAAATTATACTATGATATGAGGAATATTTAATTTTGATACACGGAAAAATACATTTCTTGCAGGTTCCTACAAGTACACACCAAGAGGATCAACTTCATTTCCGAATTTGTTTATTGCTGGTGATTGGATTGTCAACCGACATGGGTCCTTTTCAAAAGTGAGATATAATATTTCACGAAATGATTAGAGTGACAATGAATGAATGAAAGGTTATGTTTATGGGCTGATACTTTGTTTTGTGGTAGGAAAAAGCATATGTGACTGGACTTGAGGCCGCTAATAGGGTGGTAGACTATTTTGGCACTGGAGACTTTGCCAAAATAATTGCAGTTGAAGGAGAAGAGCCTCATATAGAGACATTGCGTAGTCTCAGCAGAAGAGCCAATGAACTGAAGTCACAGATTCCACTCTCGGAGTTCTTTCTCCAATAATGTGGTTCGGGGTTTTCCATATGACTGTTGACCAATGCCCATTGTTGTAGGCCCATATGTAAAAGGTCAGCCAGTTCTCattttatttgctttatttttctattttaagaGAAAAAAATTTCTTCAGTTATGTAGAAGGTCAGCCAGTTatcttttttccccttttttttggTTTTAGGAGAAAAACATTTCTTCTGTTTTGTACATTTGCCTGGCAACCTTTGGTCTAGGATCATGTGTTCCTCAttacttttttttgaaagcctTGATACATAGTCTTTAAAACAGGCTAAATAAAAATCTgttaaaaagaataaaaatggGGGTTGAGGAACTATAACTTTTTTCTCCATGTGCAATATCATAGGTTAGTTTGCACTTCACATTGGAAAAATAAATCATCACCTAATATCTCCCCAGCAGTGCAGCTTACATGGATTAGATGGTGTGGACACACAAGCTTATGTATGCACTATTAATAAAGTTAGCTACTTTCCTGATGAATTCCAGCTGCTTTGGATGAACAAACACCTAATAGAAATTATGTTGTCGTCCCCCTTGTATTTTTCATTCTTTGCTGGCAAATGGCAATGCAATAGCATTTCCCAGTTCGTATGCTGCACAAATTATGGTTTACCATGAAGTATATAATTTTGTTTAAGCGTATTTTTTCCTTCTCCTGGCCTCAATTTTGAACATGCTTAATTTAAACAAAGCCTCACAAAAATGTATTTTGTTAGTGAAAGTGGCTTGCACAGGATTAGCTCCTGGTTTCAGGTAGGCTGCATATCTCTCTGCGTGTGTATGATGTCAATATTTAAGTCTAaacattttctctcttgttgCATATTCAgttataaacaaatttaaatAGTAGTGCTGGACCATAAATGCATAAGCAACTTGTTCTGATTAAACTTGCATTGTTGCTTGTACTTGCAGTATTTGTTgaaacacacacacatatatatacaaccTCTTCCATCGTTAGACCAGAGAGTTGCCTCAGGTGTAACTTCCCTTCCTCATCATTTCCACAAACTCTTCATAGTCGATATTCCCATCCTGTGAATTCAGTGGGGGTGATGATTAAATCTATGCAAATGGAATTGGTTAGTCGGAAGAATATTCTTACCTTGTCTTTATCAACTTCGTCTAGTACTTGTTTAATGCTTGCTTCATCACCCATTCCATACTCTGCCATGGCTTGTTCCAGTTCGTCTCTTGTTATGTACCTGCAGTTGTTATGTATGTTGTCTCGGGTTAATCATACTAAACCTTTTTTGTTTTATTAATAATGATTTCGACCAATTGAAACGACAAAGTGATGGTAGCATGTATTGAGCATTGTTAATTTTTTATATGAAAAAAATGAGTGGCATGTAATTTGCCTTTACAAGTTCTAGCATTTTTCAATTGTATAGCTCTTCATCAAGGTGGTGCAtggaaaataaattattttcctGGTTGGGCAGAATTAATTTTACCCGCTGTTATCTTTGTCAAAGTATTGAAATGCACGGATTAAATCCTCCTCCTTTTCCAATTTATGTTTATTCATCATGGCAGTAAGGAACTCTGTGTAATCAATGCTGCCACTCTTGTCCACGTCAACCTGCACCAACGTATGATTATTGAAGCATTTCATATACTTAACTTAGTGAAAGACTGGAAATGAAACGAAATAAGCAATCTTACTGCTTCCATAAGCTTCTGAACTTCTGCTTCACTAATCTTCGATCCAAGCTTTGTCAGTCCTTCCTTCAGTTCTTCAACTGTGATCGTGCCACTCTTGTCTGTATCCATGTTATTGAACATCTGCTTCAATCCCTTTATCTCCTCTGGCGATAGGTTCTCCGCGATTACCTTACCATGGAAGGAGACAATCTGTCAACTCAATTTGACACAGGCGAAGAAGTAGTTATTCTTCTTGTTAAGTATATTCACCTTGAGCGCTAGTTGCTTTAGCTTGTTCATTGCCTTGAATTGCTTCATTCTTGACAGGACCGCGCTATGGATAGGTCTGTCTGGTGCATCTTTGAGCCACGGATGCTCTGCACAGAGTACTCATTCATTTGTTTGGGATGAAATATGAACCATACAGATGCAGATGAAGTCTGCATTCATAGCTGAAGTGATATATGAACAGGCAGTTGAAGAGTGATACGTAGGGCCTGTGCTGCAGTAATTCGCTTCTGAGGATCTCTGTTCAACATTTTCCAAATGAGATCCTTTGCACTTTCAGATATGGAGGGCCACGGGGTGGAGCTCAAATCAAGCTGGCCGACCAGTATAGCGTCAAATATGCCCTTCTCTGTTTCTGCTCGGATATGTGCAAATACTGACAATTAGCCTCTAATATTGCTGAGGTAATGTAGTAAGTATGTTAGGATGCAGATGTCTGAACACTCACCTGCCCAGAAAGGCGGTGACCCACACAGAAGAATGTATAAGATCACTCCGGCGCTCCACACATCAATTTCTTTGCCGTAATTCCGGCGCAGTACCTCTGGCGCCACGTAGTATGCACTCCCCACAATGTCCTTGTAAACTTTACCTGCATTGGTTGTCTATATGATTAGGTTTATTGCTAAGGCCTGTGAACTACACCTTGTGCTCGGTTTGTTCTTGTTTGACATCGTCCTCCTTAATTTTCAGCTGCAACTTCTAAGGAGAGCCCAGCTTAAGCTTAGTGGAGTCTTTTGTTTGGGATTGGTATCGTTAAGAGAGAACTGTGCAGTATGTTAGTTGTTAGTGATGAAGCTAATAATAACCTTCCTCGATGAAGACGGAGAGGCCGAAGTCGATGGCCTTGAGCGGCGCGTCGTCGGCGGGGCTGGCGAGCAGGAAGTTCTCGGGCTTGAGGTCGCGGTGCATGACCCCCATGAAGTGGCAGACGTGGACGACGGTGAGGACGTCgcggcagacggcggcggcctggcgctCGGAGTAGCTGCCCTTGGCCGTGATGCggtcgaagagctcgccgccggtgcagAGCTCCATGACGAGGTGCacggcgtcggcgtcctcgAAGGCGCCCTTGAACTCCGCCACGTTGGGCTGCCCGCTGAGGTGCTGCAGGATGGTGATCTCCCGGCGCATGTCCTCCACGTCGGCGCGGCGCACCAGCTTGCGCTTGGACACGGACTTGCACGCGTACTTGAGCCCCGTCGCGCGCTCCGTGCACAGGTACGTCGTCCCGAACTGCCCGCTCCCCAGCTTCCGCTCCAGGTGGAACAGCGTCCGCACGTCCACCATCGGCCGCTGCAGCACCGGGCCCACCTCGCGGCCGGAGGACGCCCGCCGGCCCATCATCGACCCCGCGCCCGACGACGGGAAGGCcggccgggacggcggcggccgcggccgcggcagcgTCTGCCCCCGGGCGTCGGACGGCCAGCGCGAGCCCGAGGACAGCGGCACGTCCCGCGTCTTGTGCTCATGGGGCGGCCGGTACTGCGGCTGcgacgacggccgccaccgcggcggcggcggcggctccacggtgATGGGTATCTCGTGCTCGTACGTCTTGGTGAAGCAGTTGCCCATTGCTCCCCGTTTCTTTCTGTGTTCGTTTGGAcaggatcgacggcggcggcaacgtCGAGCTGCCGTCGAGGTGGCAGCTACGGGGAGAGGACTTGTGGGGGGTTTTCCCAATCCCAAGTGCTCCTTTCGCGAATCGCGAGCAAAAGTATGGACGAGAATATGAAGGCtggcaggaaaaaaaaaaagctttgaCGTGATGCTCAGCTGCTGAATCCCTTTGCTAGCTGTTTTGCTTTTGGGCCGGGGTTTTGTTCGAGCTTTATGCCTTGTTTGGTTGCCTCCAGACGGAAAAGAAGATTCAGAGATGAGAGAATGCCTGGGAATCACGCTATCCTATTCCTATGTATGTATGCAGACAGTGCGGGGCGGGCCACTTTTATTTATTCGTTGTCGGTGATGGAGAAACAGCTGGTGCGCCCACAAGAGCCAAGCCATTCCACTTTTTGGTTAATCCGACGAGActtgagagttttttttttcttttgacagGTGAGACTTGAGAGACTTCAGCGTCAcctgaaaaagaaaggaaacttGGAAATTCGGGGCAcaagtttttc from Panicum virgatum strain AP13 chromosome 7N, P.virgatum_v5, whole genome shotgun sequence includes the following:
- the LOC120680648 gene encoding calcium-dependent protein kinase 12-like isoform X3 is translated as MGNCFTKTYEHEIPITVEPPPPPRWRPSSQPQYRPPHEHKTRDVPLSSGSRWPSDARGQTLPRPRPPPSRPAFPSSGAGSMMGRRASSGREVGPVLQRPMVDVRTLFHLERKLGSGQFGTTYLCTERATGLKYACKSVSKRKLVRRADVEDMRREITILQHLSGQPNVAEFKGAFEDADAVHLVMELCTGGELFDRITAKGSYSERQAAAVCRDVLTVVHVCHFMGVMHRDLKPENFLLASPADDAPLKAIDFGLSVFIEEGKVYKDIVGSAYYVAPEVLRRNYGKEIDVWSAGVILYILLCGSPPFWAGECSDICILTYCIFDAILVGQLDLSSTPWPSISESAKDLIWKMLNRDPQKRITAAQALQHPWLKDAPDRPIHSAVLSRMKQFKAMNKLKQLALKVIAENLSPEEIKGLKQMFNNMDTDKSGTITVEELKEGLTKLGSKISEAEVQKLMEAVDVDKSGSIDYTEFLTAMMNKHKLEKEEDLIRAFQYFDKDNSGYITRDELEQAMAEYGMGDEASIKQVLDEVDKDKDGNIDYEEFVEMMRKGSYT
- the LOC120680648 gene encoding calcium-dependent protein kinase 12-like isoform X1 — encoded protein: MGNCFTKTYEHEIPITVEPPPPPRWRPSSQPQYRPPHEHKTRDVPLSSGSRWPSDARGQTLPRPRPPPSRPAFPSSGAGSMMGRRASSGREVGPVLQRPMVDVRTLFHLERKLGSGQFGTTYLCTERATGLKYACKSVSKRKLVRRADVEDMRREITILQHLSGQPNVAEFKGAFEDADAVHLVMELCTGGELFDRITAKGSYSERQAAAVCRDVLTVVHVCHFMGVMHRDLKPENFLLASPADDAPLKAIDFGLSVFIEEGKVYKDIVGSAYYVAPEVLRRNYGKEIDVWSAGVILYILLCGSPPFWAETEKGIFDAILVGQLDLSSTPWPSISESAKDLIWKMLNRDPQKRITAAQALQHPWLKDAPDRPIHSAVLSRMKQFKAMNKLKQLALKVIAENLSPEEIKGLKQMFNNMDTDKSGTITVEELKEGLTKLGSKISEAEVQKLMEAVDVDKSGSIDYTEFLTAMMNKHKLEKEEDLIRAFQYFDKDNSGYITRDELEQAMAEYGMGDEASIKQVLDEVDKDKVRIFFRLTNSICIDLIITPTEFTGWEYRL
- the LOC120680648 gene encoding calcium-dependent protein kinase 12-like isoform X2, coding for MGNCFTKTYEHEIPITVEPPPPPRWRPSSQPQYRPPHEHKTRDVPLSSGSRWPSDARGQTLPRPRPPPSRPAFPSSGAGSMMGRRASSGREVGPVLQRPMVDVRTLFHLERKLGSGQFGTTYLCTERATGLKYACKSVSKRKLVRRADVEDMRREITILQHLSGQPNVAEFKGAFEDADAVHLVMELCTGGELFDRITAKGSYSERQAAAVCRDVLTVVHVCHFMGVMHRDLKPENFLLASPADDAPLKAIDFGLSVFIEEGKVYKDIVGSAYYVAPEVLRRNYGKEIDVWSAGVILYILLCGSPPFWAETEKGIFDAILVGQLDLSSTPWPSISESAKDLIWKMLNRDPQKRITAAQALQHPWLKDAPDRPIHSAVLSRMKQFKAMNKLKQLALKVIAENLSPEEIKGLKQMFNNMDTDKSGTITVEELKEGLTKLGSKISEAEVQKLMEAVDVDKSGSIDYTEFLTAMMNKHKLEKEEDLIRAFQYFDKDNSGYITRDELEQAMAEYGMGDEASIKQVLDEVDKDKDGNIDYEEFVEMMRKGSYT